From Pararge aegeria chromosome 9, ilParAegt1.1, whole genome shotgun sequence, the proteins below share one genomic window:
- the LOC120626317 gene encoding uncharacterized protein LOC120626317: MEENGSGVQSLAQLLTKRKKLMDLRNTIISIDTCRTELNTVDLVANHHSNPVTPYSNEQRSISPLPFSPLTPLIAMKTTNKNISLSEGPSNSGVLQSDIENIVSVPPCSTETPSSSPLRPMSPETQELFNTLSEHQNILLDNRDISHHEDIVCDFDSDDSVRDPNFNICHKRGVNISESTTSCSSLNNNEACANNLMLLEEQHNDIEVKSTTDIPIEPVPVINDDDTVKTGRPKKGRKRKYPQSRDERKRNKYNNIEYTTTKNEIIKPKVFVDYRCKCLKKCADLIPVEVRKQEFEKFVKLGSFNAQVLYIISCVTEYNKKRSYTMCNVPGARKKPRQFYRVYKIKDVQVCRDMFLKTFQITTQKVTVSLKKRRSGEPIVDGRGIHRGDINKLTDEDHKFIVDIINNLPKYESHYRRNNNSGTLYLRPGMTINKIYDIYTKEHAEMYGIDRKCASFATLKKIFYADFNLKCKKLKKDTCNKCDQLFNQISNAKTEQEQEDAKTERLKHLERAEMLRNQMNQDFIDARNIPDVECLTFDLEKTLPLPRIPTNVAFYKRQLWLYNSGIHSASDDVGHCYVWVEGEAGRGAQEVGSCLVKYIKTKLQPSVKNLILWSDCCGGQNRNIKIVLLLKTVLSCCHSTLESITFRFLESGHTFLPNDTDFSKIETALKHHQRIYTAEEYIDIFKNAKKKKPLQVQRMEKADFYGTEKIEKNIMNRKKFSDKSKVSWLNAKEIKIEKNKLYSIFMRTSFEEEFKELLIDKKNREIKKDDLILLWPNGKPIAPAKLADLESMYMFIPEDCVQFYKNLKSSDKFIDDFDGFGGEPDFEIIDE; this comes from the exons ATGGAAGAAAACGGAAGCGGG GTTCAGTCCTTAGCACAGCTATTAACTAAACGGAAAAAATTGATGGATCTCCGAAACACCATAATATCTATAGACACATGCAGAACAGAATTGAATACCGTAGATCTTGTGGCAAATCATCaca gTAATCCCGTTACTCCATACTCAAATGAGCAACGATCCATTTCTCCACTGCCATTTTCACCCCTTACTCCACTTATTGCTATGAAAACAACTAACAAGAACATCAGTTTATCAGAAG GTCCATCTAATTCAGGTGTTTTACAGTCAGATATAGAGAATATTGTGTCTGTTCCACCATGTTCAACCGAAACGCCATCTTCATCACCACTTCGACCGATGTCCCCAGAAACCCAAGAACTGTTTAACACACTAAGTGAACATCAGAACATATTATTAGACAATAGGGATATTTCACATCATGAGGATATCGTATGTGATTTCGATAGCGATGATAGTGTTAGGGATCCGAATTTTAACATATGTCATAAACGAGGTGTTAACATAAGCGAGTCAACTACTTCTTGTTCATCTTTGAATAATAATGAAGCATGtgctaataatttaatgttattagaaGAACAGCATAACGATATCGAAGTTAAATCAACTACTGATATACCAATAGAACCAGTACCCgtaataaatgatgatgatactgtaAAAACTGGTAGACCAAAAAAAGGACGTAAACGTAAATATCCTCAGAGTCGTGATGAGAGAaaacgtaataaatataataatatagaatatacaacaactaaaaatgaaataattaaacctAAAGTTTTTGTAGACTATCGGTGcaagtgtttaaaaaaatgtgctgACTTAATTCCAGTAGAGGTTAGAAAACAAGAGTTTGAAAAATTTGTTAAACTAGGTTCCTTTAACGCTCAGGTGCTTTACATAATATCTTGTGtcactgaatataataaaaaacgtaGTTACACTATGTGTAACGTACCCGGTGCAAGAAAAAAGCCCAGACAATTCTATCGTGTATATAAGATCAAAGACGTACAGGTATGTCGCGATatgtttttgaaaacatttcaaATAACGACTCAAAAAGTCACAGTGTCATTAAAAAAACGTAGAAGTGGCGAACCTATTGTGGATGGTAGGGGAATACATAGAGGTGACATAAATAAGTTGACAGATGAGGATCATAAATTCATTGTTGATATTATTAACAATCTTCCGAAATACGAGTCACATTATCGAAGAAATAATAACAGTGGCACTTTATATTTACGACCCGGtatgacaataaataaaatttatgatatatatacaaaagaacACGCAGAAATGTATGGTATCGATCGCAAATGCGCCTCCTTTGCGACATTGAAAAAGATTTTCTAtgctgattttaatttaaaatgtaaaaaattaaaaaaagatacttGCAATAAGTGTGACCAATTATTCAATCAAATCTCTAATGCCAAAACTGAACAGGAACAAGAAGATGCTAAAACTGAGAGGCTTAAACATTTAGAAAGAGCAGAAATGTTAAGAAATCAGATGAATCAGGATTTTATAGACGCAAGAAACATACCGGATGTTGAGTGTTTAACCTTTGACTTGGAAAAGACATTGCCACTACCGCGGATACCAACAAATGTTGCCTTTTATAAAAGGCAACTGTGGCTTTACAATAGTGGTATCCACTCTGCATCTGATGACGTAGGACACTGCTATGTTTGGGTCGAAGGTGAAGCGGGTAGAGGGGCGCAGGAGGTAGGATCATGTTTagtgaaatatattaaaacaaaactacaGCCGTCTGTTAAGAATCTTATACTCTGGAGCGATTGCTGCGGAGGGCAAAACAGGAACATTAAAATAGTGCTCTTACTAAAAACTGTCTTAAGTTGTTGTCACTCAACATTAGAAAGCATTACATTTCGCTTCCTTGAATCTGGGCATACCTTTTTACCTAACGATACGGACTTCTCTAAAATTGAAACTGCTTTAAAACATCACCAGCGTATATATACAGCCGAAgagtatatagatatttttaaaaatgctaaaaaaaagaaaccgtTGCAAGTACAAAGAATGGAGAAAGCTGATTTTTATGGAACtgaaaagattgaaaaaaatataatgaacagaaaaaaatttagtgacAAAAGTAAAGTAAGCTGGCTAAAtgccaaagaaataaaaatagaaaaaaataaattatactcaaTATTTATGAGAACTTCGTTTGAGGAAGAGTTTAAGGAGTTGCTTATAGACAAAAAGAACAGagaaataaagaaagatgatTTAATTCTTTTGTGGCCTAACGGAAAACCGATCGCACCAGCTAAGTTGGCCGATTTAGAATCAATGTACATGTTTATACCGGAGGACTGTGtccagttttataaaaatttaaaaagttc